Proteins encoded within one genomic window of Mya arenaria isolate MELC-2E11 chromosome 13, ASM2691426v1:
- the LOC128212843 gene encoding cytochrome c oxidase assembly factor 7-like, with product MIDPNTDAEVLEHYYKKFENNNKFNCFEKKDQEACQGLADFYLKNERIPEAKAAFKINCFENSYGPSCHRFANLLYDEGLVERDDFIKALQFGCNGKNFSSDACALLGMLHDPRPGQLFQKGVFLEDNMKKAVEYYEKGCNGGAPQGCHNLANMYNRQGNSEKALLFMEKTCELGDRKACIFVYNVYAGMSKHFPDIKPNKIKEEYYKKIVIDSSSVKALPDECFKKKR from the exons ATGATTGACCCTAACACTGATGCAGAAGTCCTTGAGCATTATTAcaagaaatttgaaaacaataacaagtttaattgttttgaaaagaaagATCAAGagg CCTGTCAAGGTCTTGCAGATTTCTATTTGAAGAATGAAAGAATTCCTGAGGCTAAGGCTGcctttaaaataaactgttttgaaaacagcTATGGACCAAGTTGTCATCGTTTTGCCAATTTGCTCTATGATGAAG GACTGGTTGAGCGTGATGATTTTATAAAGGCCTTGCAGTTTGGTTGTAATGGCAAAAACTTCAGCAGTGATGCATGTGCCTTGCTAGGAATGTTACATGATCCTCGCCCTGGTCAATTGTTCCAGAAGGGAGTATTCCTAGAAGACAATATGAAAAAAGCTGTTGAGTACTATGAGAAGGGTTGTAATGGTGGAGCACCGCAGGGCTGTCATAATCTAGCCAATATGTATAACAGGCAGGGGAATTCAGAGAAAGCACTTTTATTTATGGAGAAAACCTGTGAACTAGGGGATAGAAAAGcttgcatatttgtttataatgtatatgcTGGCATGAGCAAGCACTTTCCAGACATAAAGCCAAACAAAATTAAGGAAGAGTACTACAAAAAGATAGTGATAGATAGTTCCTCTGTAAAAGCTTTGCCAGATGAATGTTTTAAGAAGAAAAGATGA